A window of the Brassica napus cultivar Da-Ae chromosome C5, Da-Ae, whole genome shotgun sequence genome harbors these coding sequences:
- the LOC106398643 gene encoding leucine-rich repeat extensin-like protein 6, producing the protein MREETFLFQWRCLASCFIFFLILPQAFTYNTPPINPCSPHAPNWFPPIANPRLLKAYAALQAWKFTMTSDPNGFTSNWCGPHVCNYTGVFCAPTLDNPYLLTVAGIDLNHANIAGYLPEELGLLTDLALLHINSNRFKGQLPMSLNCLKLLHELDVSNNKLSGEFPSVVFTLPSLKFLDIRFNGFYGDVPSQLFDLNLDALFINNNNFRFRLPGNIGNSTVSVLVLANNDLQGSCVPPSFYNMGKTLHEVILMNSQISGCLNREIGLLNQLTVFDVSFNNLVGSLPDTMGDMKSLEQLNIAHNKFSGYIPEGICRLPNLENFTYSYNFFSGESPVCLRLQEFDDRRNCLPLKPMQRPPAECRSFSSYPINCASFGCSPPSPPPPPPPPPPPPPPPPPPPPPPPPPPPPPPPPYVYSSPPPPPYVYPSPPPPPYVYASPPPPPPYVYSSPPPPPYVYPSPPPPPYVYASPPPPPCVYPSPPPSYVYPTPPSTLSPPVHD; encoded by the coding sequence ATGAGAGAAGAAACTTTCTTGTTCCAATGGCGTTGCTTAGCctcttgtttcatcttcttcctcatccttcCTCAAGCTTTCACTTACAATACTCCTCCCATCAACCCCTGCTCCCCACATGCTCCTAATTGGTTTCCTCCCATCGCAAACCCAAGGCTCTTAAAAGCTTACGCAGCTCTTCAAGCTTGGAAATTCACTATGACTTCAGACCCAAACGGCTTTACCTCTAACTGGTGTGGTCCTCATGTTTGTAACTACACAGGCGTCTTCTGTGCACCGACTCTAGACAACCCGTACCTCTTAACCGTAGCCGGTATAGACTTAAACCATGCCAACATCGCTGGTTATCTCCCGGAAGAGCTTGGTCTCTTAACCGATCTTGCCTTACTCCATATCAATTCCAACCGGTTTAAAGGTCAACTCCCTATGTCTCTAAACTGCCTCAAACTTCTCCACGAGCTTGACGTCAGCAACAATAAACTCTCCGGCGAGTTTCCTTCCGTAGTCTTCACGTTACCTTCTTTAAAGTTTCTTGACATTAGGTTTAATGGTTTCTACGGTGATGTTCCTAGCCAACTCTTTGACCTAAACCTTGACGCTCTCTTCATTAACAACAACAACTTCCGGTTTAGGCTACCGGGAAACATAGGAAACTCTACAGTTTCGGTTCTTGTCTTAGCCAACAACGATCTCCAAGGATCTTGTGTACCTCCGAGTTTCTACAACATGGGGAAAACGTTACACGAGGTCATTCTCATGAATAGTCAGATTAGCGGTTGTTTAAACCGGGAGATCGGTTTGCTAAACCAGTTGACGGTTTTTGACGTGAGTTTTAATAACTTGGTCGGTTCGTTGCCGGACACTATGGGTGATATGAAGAGTTTGGAGCAGTTAAACATCGCTCATAACAAATTCTCCGGTTACATCCCGGAGGGTATCTGCCGACTACCGAACCTCGAGAACTTCACTTACTCATATAACTTTTTCTCCGGCGAGTCACCGGTTTGTCTGAGGCTTCAGGAGTTTGACGACCGTAGAAACTGTTTACCGTTGAAGCCAATGCAACGGCCTCCCGCCGAGTGTAGATCATTTTCTTCATATCCTATTAATTGTGCTTCCTTTGGCTGCTCTCCGCCTAGTCCACCGCCTCCAccgcctcctccaccaccaccaccaccgcctcctccaccacctccaccaccaccaccaccgcctccacctcctccaccaccaccatatgtgTATTCATCGCCTCCTCCGCCACCATACGTGTATCCTTCGCCTCCTCCGCCACCATATGTGTATGCGtcacctcctccaccaccaccatatgtgTATTCATCGCCTCCTCCGCCACCATACGTGTATCCTTCGCCTCCTCCGCCACCATATGTGTATGCgtcacctcctcctccaccatgTGTTTATCCGTCGCCTCCTCCATCATATGTGTATCCTACGCCTCCGAGTACTCTATCACCGCCGGTGCATGACTAA